DNA from Hyalangium gracile:
GAGGTGCTCGGGCCGCACCCGGCGCTGGCGGGCTTCTACTCGTATGGAGAGATCTCTCCGCACGGCGTCGTCACGTCGTGCGAGCTCCACAATCAGACCATGACCCTCACGGTGTTCAGCGAATCGTGACCTACCACCCGCTGCTCGAGCGACAGCTTCGGCGGTTCTTCGGTGAGCTGGATCGGCTGCCACCGGGCCTGGAGCCATTCCTGGCCGCGGTGAGCGACGCCTACCGGGCCTCGGACGAGGATGGGCGCCTGCTCGAGCGCTCCCTGGAGCTGATGTCCCGGGAGCTGACGGAGCGCAACGACGAGCTGCGCGGCGAGCTTGCGGGCCGGCAGCGCATCGAGGAGGCGCTCCTCCAGGAGAAGGCCGAGCAGGCGGCGCTGTTCCGCAAGCTGGAGGAGACGCACAGCCAGCTCCTGCAGTCGGAGAAGATGGCCACCATCGGGCAGCTCGCCGCCAGCCTGGCGCACGAGATCAACAACCCCATCGGGTTCGTGAACAGCAACCTGGGCACCCTGCGCGGCTACGTGACGGATCTGCTCGAGCTCATCACCGCCTTCGAGGCGGAGGAGGAGCGGCTCGGCGAGGCCGCCCGCCAGCGCATCGCCACCGTCAAGAAGCAGGTGGACCTGGCGCTCCTCCGGGAGGACTCCAGGTCGCTGCTCGACGAGTCCGCGGAGGGGATCCGCCGGGTGCGACAGATCATCCGGGACCTGACGGAGTTCTCCCACGTGGACGACGCGCGGTGGCGCCTGGTGGATCTGCACAAGGGGCTCGAGAGCACGCTCAACATCGTGCACAACGAGGTCCGCCACGTGGCGGACGTGCTCAAGGAGTACGGCGAGCTGCCGGAGGTGGAGTGCCTGCCGTCCCAGCTCAACCAGGTCTTCCTGAACATGCTGGTCAACGCCACCCACGCCATCAAGGGCCGGCGAGGGACGATCACCGTGCGCACCGGCAGGCAGGATGGCGGGCACGTGTTCGTCGAGATCTCCGACACCGGCGAGGGAATTCCGCCCGAGAACCTCAAGCGCATCTTCGAGCCGTTCTTCACCACCAAGCCGGTGGGGAAGGGGACGGGGCTGGGGCTGGCGCTCTCCGCCGGCATCGTCGCCCGCCACCACGGCCGCATCGAGGTGCGCAGCGAGGTGGGGGCGGGCACCACGTTCCGGATCATCCTGCCCGTGAAGCATGTGGCG
Protein-coding regions in this window:
- a CDS encoding ATP-binding protein; this encodes MTYHPLLERQLRRFFGELDRLPPGLEPFLAAVSDAYRASDEDGRLLERSLELMSRELTERNDELRGELAGRQRIEEALLQEKAEQAALFRKLEETHSQLLQSEKMATIGQLAASLAHEINNPIGFVNSNLGTLRGYVTDLLELITAFEAEEERLGEAARQRIATVKKQVDLALLREDSRSLLDESAEGIRRVRQIIRDLTEFSHVDDARWRLVDLHKGLESTLNIVHNEVRHVADVLKEYGELPEVECLPSQLNQVFLNMLVNATHAIKGRRGTITVRTGRQDGGHVFVEISDTGEGIPPENLKRIFEPFFTTKPVGKGTGLGLALSAGIVARHHGRIEVRSEVGAGTTFRIILPVKHVAQPVAAPA